The following nucleotide sequence is from Austwickia chelonae.
CGGCCATGGCCGGCTCCTGGCGTCGAAGTCCCAGCAGAAAGGCGAAGGAGCGTCATGAGCGAACTGGAGTACCCCGCAGACCTGCGGTACACCACAGAACACGAGTGGGTGCGGCGCGGAGAAGGGAATGTCGTTCGGGTCGGTATCACGAGTTTCGCGCAGGACGCGCTCGGGGATGTCGTCTACGTCAGCCTTCCTGAGGCGGGGGCTGCGGTCTCCTCCGGTGACTCCTGCGGGGAGATCGAGTCGACGAAGTCGGTGAGTGAGCTGTACAGCCCGTTGACCGGCGAAGTCA
It contains:
- the gcvH gene encoding glycine cleavage system protein GcvH, yielding MSELEYPADLRYTTEHEWVRRGEGNVVRVGITSFAQDALGDVVYVSLPEAGAAVSSGDSCGEIESTKSVSELYSPLTGEVSAVNSALDVSPELVNSDPYGEGWMFEMTVTDPSAIDDLLDVATYSAELS